A single window of Candidatus Zymogenus saltonus DNA harbors:
- a CDS encoding 2-C-methyl-D-erythritol 4-phosphate cytidylyltransferase, whose amino-acid sequence MTAERIWGIVPAGGSGSRIADSGIKGEGGISIDGKLPKQFIRVGGVPILVKTLKALFNAGVLSGITVPVKEEYIGLARELIVEFGLTDRNILFVTGGETRQASVFNGLLSIEKMGGADIVLIHDAARPIIAPETVTAAVEEARRFGAAAVGVGATDSSVLSKDLFIESYVPREKLFSVQTPQVFMYDLIMEGHRAALSDGITDATDDAGLVLRMGKKVRIVPGSPENIKVTFRGDLDRIR is encoded by the coding sequence ATGACGGCGGAAAGGATATGGGGGATAGTTCCCGCCGGGGGGAGCGGGAGCAGAATAGCCGACTCCGGGATAAAGGGGGAGGGCGGGATTTCAATCGACGGAAAGCTCCCGAAGCAGTTCATAAGGGTTGGCGGCGTTCCGATCCTGGTCAAGACGCTGAAGGCCCTCTTTAACGCCGGCGTCCTCTCCGGAATCACCGTTCCGGTAAAGGAGGAGTATATAGGGCTTGCCCGGGAGCTTATCGTGGAGTTCGGCTTGACAGACAGGAATATACTGTTTGTCACGGGAGGCGAGACCCGCCAGGCCTCCGTCTTCAACGGGCTTCTTTCAATCGAAAAGATGGGCGGAGCGGACATAGTCCTCATCCACGATGCGGCAAGGCCGATTATCGCCCCCGAAACCGTGACTGCGGCGGTCGAAGAGGCAAGACGCTTCGGGGCCGCGGCCGTAGGAGTAGGCGCCACGGACTCGTCCGTCTTATCCAAAGACCTCTTTATCGAGAGCTACGTACCGAGGGAGAAACTCTTCTCGGTCCAGACCCCCCAGGTTTTTATGTACGATCTCATCATGGAGGGGCACCGGGCCGCCCTTTCGGACGGAATAACCGACGCCACGGACGATGCGGGGCTGGTCCTCAGGATGGGAAAGAAGGTCAGGATAGTCCCCGGAAGCCCGGAGAACATCAAGGTCACGTTCAGGGGCGACCTCGACAGGATTCGCTGA
- a CDS encoding glycosyltransferase family 4 protein → MGRLIPLKGQEYLLSALALIREKIPEARLILVGDGPYRERLVGHTGSLGLEDCVDFIGEVDQDEVHRLLAGSDVFVLPSVVMDTGETEGLGTVLMEAMAVGVPVVGSAVGGIVDIIEDGENGILVEERSPEAIAEAVMKIHGDDDFRMRIVSRGMRDAGERFSWEGIAAKFDEYFRELKRGF, encoded by the coding sequence GTGGGACGCTTGATACCCCTTAAGGGGCAGGAGTACCTGCTCTCGGCGTTGGCGCTGATAAGGGAGAAAATACCGGAAGCAAGGCTCATCCTCGTGGGGGACGGCCCCTACAGGGAGAGGCTTGTAGGACACACGGGGAGTCTGGGGCTTGAGGACTGCGTCGATTTCATAGGCGAGGTCGACCAGGACGAGGTGCATAGGCTCCTTGCCGGGAGCGACGTATTCGTCCTCCCGTCCGTGGTGATGGACACCGGCGAGACGGAGGGGCTTGGGACGGTCCTCATGGAGGCGATGGCCGTGGGGGTCCCCGTTGTCGGGAGCGCGGTGGGGGGGATAGTCGATATTATAGAGGACGGCGAAAACGGGATCTTGGTCGAGGAGCGGTCGCCCGAGGCGATCGCCGAGGCGGTCATGAAGATTCATGGCGACGACGACTTCAGGATGAGGATCGTATCGAGGGGGATGAGGGACGCCGGGGAGAGGTTTTCGTGGGAGGGGATCGCCGCTAAGTTTGACGAGTATTTTCGTGAGTTGAAAAGGGGTTTTTGA
- a CDS encoding DUF2723 domain-containing protein: MNLPGRFKNFFVNNLPHLIFFSAIFIYVITLCPAVYWRDSAEFVDVAFSLGIPHPAGFPTYMPLANLMTYLPMGSIPFKVNLLSAVMGALASVTLFFLIKELIVTLGGRKDNWGLCFSSITALAFAFSYSLWESSVAAEVYAGMGAAAGGILIFTLRWKNTWDRRYLFAGTFLYGLSAGIHATVAFFLPALLVFVLLNFKGRLRGSDFVLSIFFFILGFSSFLYLPIRSLADPRMDWGNPETLEQFLILITDRKDTAYHFAVSWGDLPEKILVFLKVMVRELTYLWPVASLVGLYVAIRRDWRVSILLFLFFLGHISFFVWYWKGGTVYIPSFLVVMGLGGAGIYFIGEYLAGFKKIKINFRRILLVTALSFVVFSLLKDYRSLDKSNYYAAHNIVFADYMRFEYDSLALTSIYWPIFYYYQDIERLREDVTVVPFSDIFQPKYFNRVTAGRFPRIEVPDIPYESETAIPYLGALIKANIDDRKIYIGPDVRIVEKVSKYIVPEVFFFRLLTEGEIEAADDEFYREYFIEYLGRFHTFIQRELSSRGGEFLADNIYKDYYSISFRALSNYFITRKMWPANKAILNMAGAIVGFVPDLKENLAFSLMQLGEYEEAEKIFKSLIRRYPDVVWPRLNWGHNLLALGKYDEAVAEFETVLKMGGARAEAYYGIGLVLYRQGRLTESIDALTRAKESVTEKTKREDVEDIDRLIDTVDNKLSTGNRSK, from the coding sequence ATGAACCTACCGGGCAGATTTAAAAATTTCTTTGTAAATAACCTTCCCCATCTTATCTTTTTCTCGGCGATCTTCATCTACGTCATTACCCTATGTCCGGCGGTCTACTGGCGCGATTCAGCCGAGTTCGTGGACGTAGCCTTCTCCCTCGGCATTCCCCACCCCGCGGGATTCCCGACGTACATGCCGCTGGCAAACCTCATGACCTACCTCCCGATGGGATCGATCCCGTTCAAGGTGAACCTCCTGTCGGCAGTGATGGGCGCCTTGGCGTCGGTAACCCTTTTTTTCCTGATCAAAGAGCTGATTGTCACCCTCGGCGGCAGGAAGGACAACTGGGGCTTGTGCTTCTCCTCGATAACGGCCCTGGCCTTCGCCTTTTCGTATTCCCTCTGGGAAAGCTCCGTTGCGGCGGAGGTCTACGCGGGGATGGGGGCCGCCGCCGGCGGAATACTAATCTTCACCTTGAGGTGGAAGAATACGTGGGACAGACGTTATCTCTTCGCCGGCACCTTCCTCTACGGGCTGTCGGCGGGGATCCACGCCACGGTGGCCTTCTTTTTGCCGGCGCTCCTTGTCTTTGTGTTGTTGAACTTCAAGGGGAGGCTGAGGGGTTCCGACTTCGTGCTCTCAATCTTCTTTTTTATACTCGGTTTCTCCTCTTTTTTGTATCTTCCGATAAGGTCCCTCGCCGACCCGCGGATGGACTGGGGTAATCCCGAGACCCTTGAGCAGTTCCTCATTCTAATTACGGACAGGAAAGACACCGCTTACCATTTTGCCGTCTCCTGGGGCGACCTTCCGGAAAAAATCCTGGTCTTTCTCAAGGTCATGGTAAGGGAGCTGACTTACTTGTGGCCGGTGGCGTCTCTTGTGGGCCTCTACGTGGCAATAAGGAGGGACTGGCGCGTCTCTATTCTCCTTTTCCTCTTCTTCCTGGGCCACATCTCATTTTTTGTGTGGTACTGGAAGGGGGGGACGGTTTACATCCCGTCGTTTTTGGTCGTAATGGGACTGGGCGGGGCGGGCATATATTTCATCGGGGAATACCTGGCGGGCTTTAAAAAGATAAAGATCAATTTCAGGAGGATACTCCTCGTCACTGCCCTCTCCTTCGTGGTCTTTTCCCTCCTCAAGGATTACAGATCCCTCGACAAATCTAATTACTACGCGGCCCACAACATAGTCTTTGCCGATTACATGCGGTTTGAGTACGACTCCCTCGCCCTTACCTCGATATATTGGCCCATATTTTACTACTATCAAGATATAGAGAGACTGAGGGAGGACGTAACGGTAGTCCCCTTCAGCGATATATTTCAGCCGAAATACTTCAACAGGGTTACGGCCGGGAGGTTCCCCAGAATCGAAGTCCCGGATATACCCTACGAGTCTGAAACCGCAATCCCGTATCTGGGCGCCCTTATCAAGGCGAATATCGATGACAGAAAGATATATATCGGGCCCGATGTCAGGATTGTCGAGAAGGTCTCCAAATATATAGTCCCCGAGGTATTCTTCTTCAGGCTCCTTACGGAAGGGGAAATCGAGGCGGCCGACGACGAGTTCTACAGGGAGTATTTCATCGAATATCTCGGCAGATTCCACACGTTCATCCAGAGGGAGCTCTCGTCGAGGGGCGGGGAGTTTCTGGCCGACAACATATACAAAGACTACTATTCGATAAGTTTCAGGGCCCTTTCCAATTATTTCATCACGAGAAAGATGTGGCCGGCAAACAAGGCGATCCTGAATATGGCCGGGGCGATCGTTGGATTCGTTCCCGACCTCAAGGAAAACCTCGCTTTTTCCCTTATGCAGCTCGGGGAATATGAAGAGGCGGAAAAGATATTCAAGTCACTTATCAGGCGCTATCCGGACGTCGTCTGGCCGAGGCTAAATTGGGGCCACAATCTCCTCGCTCTTGGGAAGTACGACGAGGCGGTTGCCGAATTCGAGACGGTGCTCAAGATGGGCGGGGCAAGGGCGGAGGCGTACTACGGGATCGGGCTTGTCCTCTACAGACAGGGGAGGCTCACCGAGTCGATTGATGCCCTGACGAGGGCGAAGGAGTCGGTTACCGAAAAGACCAAGAGGGAGGACGTGGAGGACATCGACAGGCTCATAGATACAGTCGACAATAAGCTCTCCACAGGCAATCGTTCCAAGTAA
- a CDS encoding tetratricopeptide repeat protein yields MSVNRKKILLFIFVAFLLSSAMVRMIHPRADAPFDLSWSQGPSTDASYYIEPAVNFVKGRGLKPISGIWNAPGYYLLYLPFLLLFGVGYAQLNLITAAISLLGFVFFFLIVKDLPKRDDDITTALFASLFWAFTTFFVMYNRIPLIYTAMILYMLVSAWLWFLGTKRRLFFIFSWAVIFIAVLYVRVIAVALVPAFLIGHILLFFGEGEGRRTRVIRVVTLLAIAAAGIALVLFVGKLFNLSPLDIALARVKAHLKGDIFGDGLLVYFFNIGESGGITRYLPVVSLLAYSYIIVFVRDLFAKRLNFKDGKDVMKVVILAWAVFGAFYTILFKYAPPRYFLFLMPPLFILAGMTCARLLSPEEKRDFGYGYYFILLSWLLFLVFRVILIVFSYLISNFTTFAVGFRLSAEAVARFSALIKFFGSFYLLLSISLILSLLIIAAIYLIDRAGERKEGELAVRREIRVAFIVASMAFFLYYQGAICWRWAENPHYTLVNTSRELARLVNENAVVSGPYAHPLTIENDLRHIYMTFTKPKSKTPCERFKESGTTHLLIDSKNGLVYIERLYPETFDCLDLIDTFYVRGNAVGLYACKDRPEYTPTYFERAQALMGAGDFEEAEKLLLKSIGEGAPASAEYASLGRCKAMLKDREGAEEALEKAIEINPDNLPAHWGLGQLLEAKGDREGALSHYLSVLDLYPESKVVKKKIRELIVETNER; encoded by the coding sequence ATGAGCGTTAACAGAAAGAAAATCCTCCTTTTTATCTTCGTGGCATTTTTGCTGTCCTCGGCCATGGTCAGGATGATTCACCCAAGGGCCGACGCCCCCTTCGACCTGTCGTGGTCTCAGGGGCCGAGCACCGACGCGTCCTACTACATCGAGCCCGCGGTAAACTTCGTCAAGGGGAGGGGGCTGAAGCCCATCTCGGGCATCTGGAACGCCCCGGGCTACTACCTCCTGTATCTGCCGTTCCTTCTCCTCTTCGGCGTGGGGTACGCCCAGCTGAATCTGATAACCGCCGCAATCAGCCTATTGGGCTTCGTCTTCTTCTTTCTGATTGTAAAGGATCTGCCCAAACGGGACGACGACATAACGACCGCCCTTTTCGCCTCTCTCTTCTGGGCCTTCACCACATTCTTTGTTATGTACAACAGGATCCCCCTCATCTACACTGCGATGATCCTCTACATGCTGGTCTCTGCGTGGCTCTGGTTTCTCGGCACGAAGAGGCGCCTCTTTTTCATCTTCTCCTGGGCTGTGATCTTCATTGCCGTCCTGTACGTCCGGGTGATCGCCGTGGCCCTCGTCCCCGCATTCCTGATAGGGCACATCCTTCTCTTCTTCGGGGAGGGGGAGGGGAGGAGAACAAGAGTCATCAGGGTGGTGACGCTGTTGGCGATCGCCGCCGCAGGAATTGCCCTTGTGTTGTTCGTCGGCAAGCTTTTCAACCTCTCGCCCTTGGACATAGCGTTGGCCAGGGTGAAGGCCCACCTGAAAGGAGACATCTTCGGCGACGGATTGCTCGTCTACTTCTTCAACATAGGCGAGAGCGGCGGGATAACCCGGTACCTTCCCGTGGTCTCGCTGTTGGCCTACTCATACATCATAGTCTTTGTAAGGGACTTATTTGCGAAGAGGCTCAACTTCAAAGACGGGAAGGACGTGATGAAGGTGGTAATTCTCGCGTGGGCGGTCTTCGGCGCCTTCTACACGATCCTCTTCAAGTACGCCCCGCCGAGGTACTTCCTCTTCCTGATGCCGCCGCTGTTTATCCTCGCGGGGATGACGTGCGCCCGCCTCCTTTCGCCCGAGGAAAAAAGGGACTTCGGATACGGCTACTATTTCATTCTCCTCTCCTGGCTTCTATTTCTCGTATTCAGGGTTATCCTGATAGTATTTTCCTACCTGATAAGCAACTTTACTACCTTTGCCGTGGGGTTTAGGCTCTCCGCAGAGGCCGTGGCGCGGTTCAGCGCCCTTATCAAGTTCTTCGGCTCGTTCTATCTCCTCCTCTCGATATCCCTTATCCTCTCGCTTTTGATTATAGCGGCGATTTACCTGATAGACCGGGCCGGAGAGAGAAAGGAGGGGGAGCTTGCTGTGAGGAGGGAGATAAGAGTCGCCTTTATCGTGGCGTCGATGGCGTTTTTCCTCTACTACCAGGGGGCTATCTGCTGGCGGTGGGCGGAAAATCCCCACTACACGCTGGTAAATACGTCAAGGGAGCTCGCCCGCCTCGTGAATGAAAACGCGGTTGTCTCGGGCCCGTACGCCCATCCGTTGACCATAGAGAACGACCTGAGACATATCTACATGACCTTTACAAAGCCGAAGAGCAAGACCCCGTGCGAGAGGTTCAAGGAGTCGGGTACCACGCACCTTCTTATCGACAGCAAGAACGGGCTGGTTTACATAGAGAGGCTCTATCCAGAGACCTTCGATTGTCTTGACCTGATTGATACCTTCTACGTCAGGGGTAACGCCGTGGGGCTGTATGCATGTAAAGATCGTCCGGAATACACACCCACATATTTCGAGCGGGCACAAGCTTTGATGGGCGCCGGGGATTTTGAGGAGGCCGAAAAGCTCCTGTTGAAGTCGATCGGGGAGGGCGCCCCCGCTTCCGCCGAGTACGCCTCCCTGGGGAGATGTAAGGCCATGTTAAAAGACAGGGAGGGGGCGGAAGAGGCGCTTGAAAAGGCGATAGAGATCAATCCCGACAACCTCCCGGCCCACTGGGGTTTGGGGCAGCTTTTAGAGGCCAAGGGTGACAGGGAGGGGGCGCTCTCTCACTACCTGTCGGTCCTTGACCTCTATCCAGAGAGCAAGGTCGTCAAGAAAAAAATAAGGGAGCTTATCGTTGAAACAAACGAGAGATAG
- the galE gene encoding UDP-glucose 4-epimerase GalE translates to MKNVLIVGGAGYIGSHAVKRLMAEGINPVVFDSLITGYRDAVLCEDFIEGDLRNKGDIQAVFERHEIDAVMHFAAHCYVGESVENPQKYYINNVVGGLNLLSAMLDAGVKEIIFSSTCAVYGEPVEVPISEAHPRNPVNPYGVTKYIFERAMEDYAAAYGLRYVSLRYFNAAGADPEEELGERHDPETHLIPLTLMTAGGVRDEITIFGEDYNTPDGTCIRDYIHIFDLISAHVLAYRHLKGGGGPAAFNLGSEKGYSVREVIDVCRKVTGREIKVTVGDRRPGDPPVLVASSEKIKKELGWEVEFGDLAGVVRTAWNFMLKRGMVR, encoded by the coding sequence ATGAAGAACGTGCTGATTGTGGGTGGAGCGGGATATATCGGGAGTCACGCCGTAAAGCGGCTGATGGCGGAAGGGATAAACCCGGTCGTGTTTGACAGCCTGATAACCGGGTACAGGGACGCCGTTTTGTGCGAAGATTTCATCGAGGGAGACCTGAGAAACAAGGGCGATATCCAGGCCGTCTTTGAGAGGCACGAAATCGACGCCGTGATGCACTTCGCGGCCCACTGCTACGTGGGCGAGTCGGTCGAGAATCCCCAAAAGTATTATATAAATAACGTCGTGGGGGGGCTGAACCTCCTCTCGGCGATGCTCGATGCGGGCGTCAAAGAGATCATCTTCTCGTCCACCTGCGCCGTCTACGGGGAGCCGGTCGAGGTTCCCATCTCGGAGGCCCACCCGAGAAATCCTGTAAATCCGTACGGCGTGACAAAATACATCTTCGAGAGGGCGATGGAAGACTACGCCGCGGCGTACGGATTAAGGTACGTCTCGCTCAGATATTTCAACGCCGCCGGAGCGGACCCCGAGGAGGAGCTGGGGGAGCGTCACGATCCGGAGACGCACCTGATTCCCTTAACCCTTATGACGGCCGGGGGCGTAAGAGACGAGATTACGATCTTCGGGGAGGACTACAACACCCCGGACGGCACCTGCATCAGGGACTACATCCACATCTTCGATCTGATCTCCGCCCACGTCCTCGCCTACAGGCATCTCAAGGGAGGGGGCGGGCCGGCCGCCTTCAACCTGGGGAGCGAAAAGGGCTACTCGGTAAGGGAGGTGATCGACGTCTGCCGGAAGGTTACGGGAAGGGAGATAAAGGTCACGGTCGGAGACAGGCGCCCCGGAGACCCGCCGGTGCTCGTGGCGTCTTCCGAAAAGATAAAAAAGGAGCTGGGTTGGGAGGTCGAGTTCGGCGACCTCGCGGGGGTCGTTCGGACGGCGTGGAATTTCATGCTGAAGAGGGGAATGGTGAGATGA
- a CDS encoding prepilin-type N-terminal cleavage/methylation domain-containing protein — protein sequence MRDKKGFTLIELMIVVAIIAILAAIAIPNFLKFQAKSKQSEARTLLTGIYEAELAYFATENVFEDAGEGGGPGNAGEAPNIGFEPASAPKYYSWYIVAVSSYGFTASASGNIDRDPTLDQWLEHEDAREPCNRFDDVSDTARTCVSD from the coding sequence ATCAGAGATAAGAAGGGTTTTACCCTTATCGAGTTGATGATCGTTGTTGCCATTATCGCAATCCTGGCCGCTATTGCCATACCTAACTTCCTGAAGTTTCAGGCAAAGTCAAAGCAGTCCGAGGCACGGACGCTCCTGACGGGTATATATGAGGCGGAGCTCGCCTACTTTGCGACGGAGAATGTGTTTGAGGATGCTGGTGAGGGTGGTGGCCCGGGAAATGCCGGCGAGGCCCCGAACATTGGTTTTGAGCCGGCATCTGCTCCCAAATACTACTCGTGGTATATAGTGGCAGTTTCTTCGTACGGCTTTACCGCTTCGGCTTCCGGAAATATCGACAGGGATCCTACCCTGGACCAGTGGTTGGAGCACGAAGATGCACGTGAACCTTGCAACCGCTTCGACGACGTATCGGATACCGCAAGAACCTGTGTTTCCGATTAA
- a CDS encoding glycosyltransferase family 2 protein — MRKKKKICVVIPAHNEERLITDVLDGLPAFVDWAVVVDDNSDDDTVGRIKGYRGRFRGKVRLASLPANLGVGGAIARGYREALEVGADVAVVMAGDNQMDPADLPAIVDPVIDGEADYTKGNRLFMGGSWEKIPKVRYLGNSTLSLLTKVASGYWHVVDSQSGYTAINRKILELIDIDDIYPRYGMPNDMLIKLNVVNARVKDVKVRPVYDIGERSEIRLFKIIPSILWLLTRGFFSRMAKKYVIYDFHPLVFFYLLGLTLTPFGSLFGLYLIVIRVLGLMGFVDYGVAPTSALFAAFLFISGLQSLFFAMWFDMEYNKSLK, encoded by the coding sequence GTGAGGAAGAAAAAGAAGATATGCGTGGTGATTCCGGCCCATAACGAGGAGAGGCTGATAACGGATGTCCTCGACGGGCTTCCCGCCTTTGTGGACTGGGCGGTTGTCGTTGACGACAACAGCGACGACGACACGGTCGGGCGCATTAAGGGGTACAGGGGCCGATTCAGGGGCAAAGTGAGGCTGGCCTCCCTTCCCGCAAACCTCGGCGTTGGGGGCGCCATAGCAAGGGGTTACAGGGAGGCCCTTGAAGTCGGCGCCGACGTTGCCGTTGTGATGGCCGGCGACAACCAGATGGACCCGGCGGACCTCCCGGCGATTGTGGACCCGGTGATCGATGGCGAGGCGGACTACACCAAGGGGAACAGGCTCTTCATGGGAGGCTCTTGGGAGAAGATCCCCAAGGTTCGTTATCTGGGCAACTCAACCCTCTCCCTTTTGACGAAGGTCGCCTCAGGATACTGGCACGTGGTGGACTCCCAGAGCGGGTACACGGCGATAAACAGAAAAATCCTCGAGTTGATCGACATAGACGACATCTATCCCCGCTACGGGATGCCCAACGACATGCTCATCAAGCTAAACGTTGTGAACGCGAGGGTCAAGGACGTCAAGGTGAGGCCGGTCTATGACATAGGGGAGCGGTCGGAAATAAGGCTCTTCAAGATCATCCCGTCGATATTGTGGCTCCTGACAAGGGGCTTTTTTTCCAGGATGGCCAAGAAGTACGTGATCTACGATTTTCACCCCCTCGTCTTCTTCTACCTCCTGGGCCTGACGCTGACGCCGTTTGGCTCTCTGTTCGGCCTGTACCTTATCGTGATAAGGGTTCTGGGTCTCATGGGCTTTGTCGACTACGGGGTGGCCCCGACGAGCGCGCTTTTTGCCGCCTTCCTCTTCATATCGGGACTCCAATCGCTCTTCTTTGCGATGTGGTTCGACATGGAGTATAATAAGTCCCTGAAGTAG
- a CDS encoding glycosyltransferase encodes MKILIVASSFPRWQGDWAGVFLLNLGRALVEIGHDVMVLAPHIGGTPKRETMCGVEVFRFRYAWPEGLETLAYGQGMINNVRKNPLRFLLIVPFVVAQSIHLRRMAKGADIVNAHWLIPQGIAAVLARVRFVLTLHGSDVNIRFRGAFGLLMRSLFRLVVRRAEAVTANSTATKERIETLAPGVDVKVIPMGVDIELFSRAVGGRGGELAKGKRGRGRTKQG; translated from the coding sequence TTGAAAATCTTGATTGTTGCCAGCTCGTTTCCCAGATGGCAGGGGGACTGGGCGGGGGTATTCCTCCTGAATCTCGGGAGGGCGCTTGTTGAGATCGGACATGATGTTATGGTGCTGGCGCCCCATATCGGCGGCACCCCCAAGCGCGAGACGATGTGCGGGGTCGAGGTTTTCAGGTTCAGATACGCATGGCCGGAGGGCCTGGAGACGCTGGCCTACGGGCAGGGGATGATAAACAACGTCAGGAAAAATCCCTTAAGGTTTCTCCTGATTGTCCCCTTCGTCGTCGCCCAGTCGATACATTTAAGGAGGATGGCTAAAGGAGCAGACATCGTAAACGCCCACTGGCTCATTCCCCAGGGGATCGCGGCGGTGTTGGCCCGGGTCAGGTTCGTGTTGACGCTTCACGGCTCCGACGTGAACATCAGGTTTCGGGGCGCCTTCGGTTTGCTGATGAGGTCTCTTTTTCGCCTTGTGGTGAGGAGGGCCGAGGCGGTTACGGCAAACAGCACGGCCACCAAGGAGAGGATAGAAACCCTCGCCCCCGGGGTGGATGTAAAGGTAATCCCCATGGGCGTAGACATAGAGCTCTTTTCAAGGGCGGTCGGCGGAAGGGGGGGGGAGTTGGCAAAGGGGAAAAGAGGAAGGGGAAGGACGAAACAAGGATAA
- a CDS encoding WecB/TagA/CpsF family glycosyltransferase has protein sequence MEEIRILDIKVNPLTTGELNREIGAIIREGRKELVLNVNVNAINQALKHPFMKELLNSAEIVFCDGHGVMLGAKILGHDIPERITYADWMWDLSAYMEAEGFSFYFLGAEEGVARAAAERLVGRFPALKVVGTRNGYFDKENGAENDAVIEGINRVSPDILVVGFGMPAQERWLKDNWERIDARVALTGGACFDFISGSVKRAPRWMMTLWLEWFFRLLLQPRRMFYRYVVGNPLFILRVILERLKRGLKK, from the coding sequence ATGGAAGAAATACGAATCCTCGACATAAAGGTGAATCCCCTGACCACGGGGGAGCTGAACCGGGAGATAGGCGCAATAATCAGGGAAGGGCGAAAGGAGCTCGTCCTCAACGTCAACGTCAACGCGATAAACCAGGCGCTCAAGCACCCCTTCATGAAGGAGCTTCTGAACAGCGCCGAGATAGTCTTCTGCGACGGCCACGGGGTGATGCTGGGGGCAAAGATACTCGGGCATGATATCCCCGAGAGGATAACCTACGCCGACTGGATGTGGGACCTTTCGGCCTACATGGAGGCCGAGGGTTTTTCCTTCTACTTCCTGGGGGCGGAGGAGGGGGTCGCGAGGGCGGCCGCGGAGAGGCTTGTCGGGAGATTTCCGGCCCTAAAGGTTGTGGGAACGAGAAACGGCTATTTCGATAAGGAAAATGGCGCAGAGAACGATGCGGTGATAGAGGGGATAAACAGGGTGTCTCCGGACATTCTGGTCGTTGGGTTCGGGATGCCGGCCCAGGAGAGATGGCTCAAGGATAACTGGGAGAGGATAGACGCGAGGGTTGCGCTCACCGGCGGGGCGTGCTTCGATTTCATATCGGGCAGCGTCAAGCGCGCGCCGAGGTGGATGATGACCCTTTGGCTCGAGTGGTTTTTCCGCCTCCTCCTCCAGCCGAGGAGGATGTTCTACCGCTACGTCGTCGGCAATCCCCTCTTTATATTGAGGGTGATCCTGGAGAGGTTGAAGAGAGGCTTGAAAAAATGA
- a CDS encoding KpsF/GutQ family sugar-phosphate isomerase, with translation MKGTRDTSDKVDANDRIDAIAEGKRVLKIERDAIGDLIDKIGNEFETAVRLIFDVKGRVIVTGMGKSGLVARKICATLSSTGTPAFYLHPAEGLHGDIGVVTPDDLVIALSHSGETAEVLKLFPYFRWAGVKIIGMTGEVKSTLGRESDVVLDVGVKKEACPWDIVPTSSTTAALALGDAVSVALLKMRNFDLKDFARRHPEGSIGRRIFLKVSDLMHKGEEIPVVNEDVILKDAIYEMTSKGLGMTTIIDKDGRLTGLITDGDLRRIFQKVADPLDKRVAELMVRDPKGVDEKKLAAEALRIMEDMAITSLVVRDDDGRPKGVIHIHDILRAGISL, from the coding sequence ATGAAAGGGACAAGGGACACTTCCGATAAGGTTGATGCGAACGATCGGATCGATGCGATAGCGGAGGGGAAGAGGGTGCTTAAGATCGAGCGGGATGCGATAGGCGACCTGATCGACAAGATCGGGAATGAGTTCGAGACGGCGGTAAGGCTCATCTTCGATGTGAAGGGGCGGGTGATAGTCACTGGGATGGGTAAGTCCGGCCTCGTGGCGAGAAAGATATGCGCCACCCTGTCGAGCACCGGAACCCCCGCCTTTTACCTCCACCCGGCCGAGGGGCTCCACGGGGATATTGGCGTCGTCACGCCGGATGACCTGGTGATCGCCCTCTCCCACAGCGGCGAGACGGCGGAGGTCTTGAAGCTTTTCCCGTATTTTAGGTGGGCCGGCGTCAAGATCATCGGAATGACGGGGGAGGTCAAGTCCACCCTGGGAAGGGAAAGCGACGTGGTGCTGGACGTGGGTGTCAAGAAGGAGGCATGCCCCTGGGACATCGTCCCGACATCGTCCACCACGGCGGCCCTGGCTCTGGGGGACGCCGTCTCGGTGGCCCTTCTGAAGATGCGTAACTTCGACCTCAAGGATTTTGCCAGAAGACATCCGGAGGGCTCCATCGGCAGGAGGATATTCTTGAAGGTGTCCGACCTTATGCACAAAGGGGAGGAGATTCCCGTGGTGAACGAGGACGTAATCTTAAAGGACGCCATATACGAGATGACATCGAAGGGCCTCGGGATGACAACAATCATAGATAAGGACGGGAGGCTTACCGGGTTGATCACCGACGGGGACCTGAGGCGCATATTCCAGAAGGTGGCCGATCCCCTGGACAAGAGGGTTGCGGAGCTTATGGTCAGGGATCCAAAGGGGGTCGACGAAAAGAAGCTCGCGGCGGAGGCACTGAGGATAATGGAGGATATGGCGATAACGTCCCTCGTCGTAAGGGACGACGACGGGAGACCCAAGGGGGTGATTCACATCCACGATATACTGAGGGCGGGGATAAGCCTATGA